A window of Aurantibacillus circumpalustris genomic DNA:
ATTTATTGTTTCCGATTCTAATAGAGACTTAACTTTATTTACTTTATATTTTCCTACCCAGTAAGCAATTAATGGTAGACAGATAAGATATGGGACTATCCAAGACAGCCATTTAATATCTTTGTATGGAAGTAAATCAGAAAGTCGTAGTGCTATCCCGCTTATAAGTGAAATATAAGTAAAGAGCATTTTTTCCATGTGATTGTAAAGCCACGATTTTTTGTCTTGACCTTTATTTCTCAAATATCGAAAATCTTTTATGGTAAAGTAGAAAATGAGCCCTGCAAAAAATGCACGAACAATACTCCATTTATAACCGTGTTCATAAAAGTCGTCATCAATTCTCAGTGCTCCTGCAAGTAAGAGTAAGCCGCCACAAAATAAGATTGTCAGTGTTGCCCAAACTGTCCAATTTGCTTTTGAATGTTTGTTTTTTAAAATCCAGAATCCCATAAATAAAAGGTAAGAATTGAGTATGGTGAACCCTAAAAATAAGTCCTTGTATTTAATGCAGTTCATAATGATGGCTGTAACTAGAATTCCAGTAAAAGAATATAAATAAACCAATCCTGAATTTTTATGGAGCTTATTTCCTTTTGGGGATGCAACCATTGCCAGTATTCCAGAAAGTAAAGCAACTCCTGTAAAAATAACATGTATTATTGTAAGCGTTGCGTATATCATAATAAAAAGTTATAAGTTAATACTAAATGTATTTTAAATTTTAATTCTAATTGTACGCACATTCCTTCTGCAAGCCAAGACAATCTCCTCCGTTTGCGTTATATCTTTATCCCAATCACACACACATCATCTACTTGCTCTAACTCTCCTTTCCATTCAGAGAACACCTTGTCAATGAGTAAAGTTTGTTGTTCTGGGTCTAAATTAGAGTGTTGTAATAACAAATCTGAAAATTGTTTGTACTTAAATTTTTTGCCATTTGGTCCGCCAAACTGATCTGCAAGACCATCTGTAAATAAATAGAAGGTGGTGTTTTCTTTATATTCTAGTTCGTGCGTGGTAAATGGTTTTGCATGATCAGTTTTACCAATAGGTTGTTTATCGGCTTTAATTTCTTTGAGTTCATTGTTTTGAATATACCAAAGCGGATTGTTTGCGCCACTCCAATACACTTTTTGATTTTGTCTATCAATGCAAAGCAGCGAAATATCCATGCCGTCTTTTACTTCGCTGGTGCTTTTTTCAAAGGTTTCTATGACAAGTTCTCGTGTTTTATCGAGAATTTTTCCAGTTTCTCTTAATCCAAATTCCTTTACGCTTCGGTTTAAAGCGTTACTGCAAACTACAGAAACCATGGCGCCAGGAACACCGTGCCCAGTGCTGTCTGCGGCTGCAATAAAGAATTTGCTTCCAACACATTCAGCCCAATAAAAATCACCGGCGACAATATCCTTTGGTCTATAAAGAATAAAATTATCTGGCACATGTTTATTCACAAATTCTTTTGGTGGTAGAATGGCTTCCTGTAAACGTTTGGCGTAGGTAATGCTTTCTAAAATTTCTTTTTGTTTGTCTTCAATTAGATGTTTTTGCAGTTGGGTTTCTTTTTCTTTGGCTTCAATAATTGATTTTTGTTTTTGTGTAATGTGTAAAGAACGGAAAATGAAGCCCGCAAACACTATAACAAACAACAATCCACTTGCAATTGACCAAATGATAATTTTTTGCTTTTTCTTTTCTGTTTCCGAAATTGCTATTTGTTTGGCGTGTTCAACTTTTGCTAATTCTTCTTTTCTGTCAAAATCAAATTGTAATTCTACTTGACTTGCTTTTTTTGTATCAATGCTGTCCTTTTCCATAATGTAAGCTTTGTAATACTCAAATGCTCTATCGCTATTGTGTCCAGTAAAATCATCAGCGCTATAAATTTGACTGAGCCAATTGTTTGCTTTAGCAATGTATTCAAGGTAACCAACTTTTTTGCCTAGCGCTATGCTTTTGTTACAATATTCGATTGACTTGTCATACTTTTTTTGCTTAAAATATATAATTCCAATGGTTCCTAGTGCTTTAATAGTAGTTCTCTTATGCCCTAATTCTTCTGATAATTTTAAAGCTCTGAAAAGATATTCAAGAGCGGTAGGATAGTTTTCTTGTTTTAAATAAAGTTTTCCAATATTAACGAATGTTGTAGACAAATTTATTTTATCGCCAATGCGTTCTCTTATTTTTACTGCTTTGAAATAATAGTCTAATGCAGAAGAATAATTTTCTTGCTCTCTATAGCTGTTTCCGATGCAATTAAACGTATTTGCTACACTTTTCTCGTTTCCAGCTTCTTCTGCGATTTGTAATGCTTTGAAAAATTGCTCTAAAGCTTTGCTATTGTAATCTTCTTTTGAGGAAGTTTTTTCAGATAAATCACTCTGGCCAAAATAAATATCGCCTATGTAATGAATAGAATAAGAAATTCCCGATTTATCGCCAATTTCTTCTCTTATTTTTAATGCTGCAATCTGCGCATTTAAAGCTTCGAAATAATCCCCTTGAGTTTCATAAGCAATACCTAAATATGATAATGAATTTGCAACTCCTTTTTTAAAGGCAAGTTTTCGGGCTAATTGTTCCGCTTTGTTTAAGTAAAATTTTGCTTTAGAAAAGTTCTGGACACTGTATTCAAATCCTAAACTGGTTAAAATGTTTACTTGATTCGTGTCTTCCTTTTCAGTTTTAATAAGAGTGAGAAGAGAGTCTATTTTGTTTTCATCGCCAGTTGCAGTAAGCTGTCCAAACATTACACACTGGTATAAGCATAGTGTCAGTAAAAGAAAAACGTATTTTGTTGTTTGTAACAAGTTGGCACAAATTATATGTGAAATGTGGTCTTCATAACATTGAACCTAACTACTGGCTTGGCGCGAAAATAAAAGCTTACAAATCTTTACAGCGTTTATTACCGCTCAAGTAAAGATAATTGTAATTCTTTCAATTCCAAATAGGCTTGATAAGGGTGTGAAATTCCATCTTGATTTTAGCTTAAAATAACAGCAGTTTCTCTTTATTTTTCACTGTTTTCTGGCTTCCCATACTTATCTTTGCGCCACAAAATTAGGGGTATGAAAACAGCAAAAGGCAATTTGGTTGCCAATATTCTTACTGAAAAATGTCCAAGATGTGGAGAAGGGCATGTGTTTGAGAAAAAGAAATTCTTTCAGTTTCCGGTAATGAAAAAGAACTGTAATGTGTGCGACTATCAATTCGATCGTGAGCCGGGTTATTTTTTAGGAGCCATGTATTTGAGTTATGGTTTGGCGGTTTTGCAAGGACTTATAACTTTCCTCACCTTTTATTTTTTCTTTCCCTCTGTTCCAATACTTTATGTAGCGTTCACAATAGTTGGGGTGATTTTTTTATTTTCTCTCAAGAACTTTAAACTATCACGTATTATTTACATTCATATATTTCCCTGGTAGCAAGGGTTTGGAGGGTAATTTCTAAAGTATAACTTTTACAAGATTTTGTAACACTTAACTTTTAACTTTCTAACCTTTAACCTCTAACCCTTACTGCGCGTTCCAACCGCCGTCAATAGAAATAGCTGTTCCTGTAATTGTATTAGAATGTTCTGCCGCTAATAATAAAGCCATTTGCCCTAAAGTTTCTACACTTACAAATTCTTTTACAGCTTGTTTTAAGAGCATTACTTTATTTACCACATCGCTTTCGCTCATGTTATGTGCTTTAGCCTGATCGCCAATTTGTTTTTCAACTAAAGGAGTTTTTACATAACCTGGACAAATTGCATTACAAGTAATATTAAAAGGCGCACCTTCTAAACCTAATGTTTTGGTAAGACCAACGATACCATGTTTACTGGCTACATAGGCACTTTTAAATTCGGAGGCGTTTAATCCGTGCGCTGAAGCGATATTAATGATTCTACCAAATTTATTTGTTTTCATTCCAGGCCAAACGGCTTTGCTTAAGTGAAAGGCAGAGGTTAAATTAATCGCAATAATAGCATTCCATTTTTCATCAGGAAATTCATCAATAGGAGAAACGTACTGAATACCGGCATTATTAATGAGTATATCAATCTTTCCAAACTTAGCAATACCATCGGTTACCATTTTACGTAGTTCTTCAGGCTTCAACATGTTAGCACCACTGTATAGGGTTTCTATGCCATATTCTTTACCGACCGATGCTGCAATTTCAGCTCCGTTAGTTTCCAATCCGTTAAAAATAATGTTGTACTGTTTTGTTTTTGCAAATTCTGTTGCAATTCCAAGACCAATGCCGCTTGTACTTCCGGTAATTAATGCTGTTTTCATGCCGTAAAGTTACAGCTATTTTTAAAACATCATTAAAAGGAATGTTACAAGTTTGTATCTTTTAAATCAGAAACTAGAAATCAGAAACCAAAAACCAGAAATCTTATATCTTAAATCTGTAAATAGGGTCAATGTCTTCTGAACCATCGTGGATTACACTTAAGTCTGTTATTAAACCGCTATTAATGCCATAAACCCAGCCATGAAGGTGTAATTCTCTTGTTTTCCAAGCGTTTTGAACGATTCCGGTTTTTGCAAGATTTCTCACCTGTTCAATCACGTTTAATTCAGTTAAGCGATCAGCGCGCTTGTCAAAATCTGGAATCGCCTCAAGTTCCTTCATGTTTTCGTGATAAACATCTTTAATATTTCTAAGCCAGTTATCCACGAAACCATGCATGTCATTCCCCATAGAAGCTCTTACACCCCCACAACCGTAGTGACCGCAAACAATCACATGTTTTACACCAAGAACATTAACTGCGTATTCTAAAACGCTTAATAAATTAAGGTCCGTGTGAACTACTAAGTTTGCAATGTTTCGGTGAACAAACATTTCACCACTTTCAGTATTGGTAACTTCATTAGCCGGAACACGACTGTCGCTGCAACCTATCCATAAGTAATCGGGTTTTTGTCCTAAAGAAAGTTTTTTAAAATATTCCGGATCGTTAATTTTTTTTGACATAGAGAACAATCTGTTCCCGTCAATAAGTCGTTTATATGATTCTTCCATTTGCATGTGTATTAAAGTATTTTATATTTTACGAGTTGTATTTCTATATTGTTTTCTTTTGCTTTTTCGGCAAAGTCGTGAAAAACTTCCTGCACATCTTTGTCTGTTGTTCTGTTGATTGAACCGTCAATGATAACACGACTTTCCGTTTTAACTTTATTAAGATAAGTAATAATAAACCCCTTATTAAAAAAGGTAATGTATTGCGGCAATTTAATTAAGTAGTTTCGTTTTCCATCTATAATATCTTCAGCTATTTCGAAGGAAGATTTTATATTGTAACGGATAATAAAAAAAAGAGAAACCGCAACTCCAGCACCAACTCCTTTTAGAAGATCTGTCGTAAGCATCACTACAATAGTAACCAAAAACGGTAAAAATTGATCAATTCCTTTTTTGAAATGCTCTTTAAATAAATCAAGTTTGGTGAGTTTATAACCTGTAATTACTAGTATGGCAGCCAAGGAAGCGTTGGGAATAAGCATGAGTACGTTTGGTATTAGAAATATAGCCAACAATAATAGTGCGCCATGAATGATGGAAGATAACTTAGAAGTTGCTCCTGCATGTATATTTGCCGAACTTCTTACAATCACTGCGGTAACAGGAAGCGCACCAATGAGTCCACAAGCCATATTGCCAATGCCTTGTGCAATGAGTTCTTTATTTGAATTTGAATAACGTTTTTCTGGATCAAGTTTATCGGTTGCTTCAAGACTTAATAATGATTCTAAACTTGCAACAGCAGCCAGTGTGATCACTACACCCCAGAATCCAGGTTTATAAATTGAACTGAAATCTGGAAAAATGAGTGTGTTGCTCAAATCACCAAAGTTTTTAATTACAGGAAGCGCAACCATATGTTCTGGTGAAATTAATAGGGATCCATATTTGTTGAAAGAAATATTGAGCAAAGCACCCACAACAACTACTAAGAGTGGAGTAGGGATCAATGATAAAATTTTATCATTTTTATAAAAGGCTCTTTCTCCCATTAGTAGTATGAGAATGGAAACAATCCCAATAATTACAGCACCAGGTGATATGTAATCAAACATATAGTAAAGGTCAGTAAAGGTGTTGTGACCATCTTGCTGAAAAAAATCAAAGTTACCTTCAGGGTCGCGGTCGTAGCCTACTAAGTGAGGTATTTGTTTCATGATTAGAATAATACCGATTCCAGCAAGCATGCCCTTAATAACTGCACTGGGAACAAAGTTTCCAACGCCACCTGCCTTAATTAAGCCTAGTACTATTTGAAACGCTCCCGCAAATAATACGGCTGCAAGAAAAATCTCGAAAGAGCCAAGAGCTGAAACAGCTACTAGAATAATTGAAGTGAGCCCTGCCGCAGGACCACTTACACTTAGTGTTGAACCGCTGAATAAAGTAACAAGAATACCTCCAACAATTCCTGCAAGAATTCCAGAGAATAATGGAACGTTGCAAGCAAGTGCAATACCTAAACATAATGGTAGAGCAACTAAAAAGACAACAATTCCTGATCTTAAATTTGTGATGTTTGATTTCATAAAAGTTTAATAAATTAAAAAAATAAAAGAATGGCTAATGATATATTAGACCATATTTTTTTAATTAAACTTTTGGTGGTGGGGTATCCTTTTGTTCTAAAAGATATTTATAGAAGGAATCTGTAGAAGTGTAAAAGGGTTTTGTAAGTGTTTGAAAGGATCCAAAATTCTCGTAGAAATAATAATTGTAATCTTCCTGAGAGTCATCATCATTATCCATGTCATCTCCAGTGCAATCTGAGTCACCGCCTTCTAAATCATTCTGTTTCGCTTTTTTTGTCAACTCAACTCTATGTCCTGGTGTTTCTTCTTCCAAAATTGGCACGTACTGAAATACAGTAAATAGCATTCCTGAAAGGAAAATAAAAATGAATATAAAACGAAGCCTTTTCAAAGTCGGGTGACAAATCTAGCTAAAAAAGAAATGCGAGTACATTAAAATTTCATTAAACAATTAAAATAAACGACAACTCTTGTTAAAATCACTCGCTTCTAATGCTCAGAGGAGTGAGAGTTAGTTATCCATTAATTTTTTACGAGTTGCCCAATAATGAACATCAGTTTTGGTTTTGTCTATTTTTTTTGAGTCTTTAAATAAAACTTTGTTATGTTTAGGTTTATCAAAACTGTTTTTGAAAATTGAATGATTCAAAATCAAAAAATTAAAAAGAAAGCGAATCATTAAATCTCGTGCATACATGTAGGACTAACAACTTATGAGATTCAATTGCAGATAAAAACCTTAATACCTGTATAGACATCGCTTTCTTTAATTTTTTTAAAAATAAATTTGATACTGTAAAGTAATACTGCTCTTGCGAGAACCAGCAACCACATCTTTATTTATATCGTTATAAAAAGTGGGACGGTTTTGATAATCCAATGAGATTTTTGAATTGTGACCTTTAATAAACCAATTTAAACCTGCATTGTAAATAATCATTCCTTTGTTTTGTAAAGCCGCATAGTCAGCATATTGTCCACTTATGTAAGGCATTAACCGACCTTTGGTTTCACCTAAAATGTTTTTAGGAAGCATAAACCCAAGTTGGGCATAAACAATTTGGCCTGTACCAAACATGGGTACAGCATTTCCATAAGCGCTGCCTTGGATAAGATTTGTTGCAGTTGAGCCAGTTCCAGGGTTCATTAAACCATTGTAACGTAAATAATTGTGTCCGTAGTTCATGTTGTAGTAGCCTGCAAATGCACTTATCATTGTTCCTTTTTCTTTATTCAAGGGCATATCTAAAAACGTTTCAACACACAGATGTAACATGTTGTTATATGAGGTATCAATAAGAGCTCCAACATCATTTGCTTTTAAATTCCAGGTTGCCGCTTTTTGATAAACGCCACCTACAGCAATGTTCCACACTTTTTTTGAACCTAAATATGTGCCTGTCATGTAAGGCGTTGTGTGTCCCTCATTTTCAAAAAAATTGTAAGCAAAATAGCCGCCAAGTTGATTGTGAATTCCAGGGCCGTTACCTTGCTTAAATGTAGCTGGGTTTACGAAATTAGCGTTGGTACTTAACGCGGGTGCCCCGTTTCCGTTAGAATTAATTGGAAATGGATTGGATAAATAAACTCTGTAATCTAATTTTCCGACTTGACCGCGCGCATACACTGCAAGCCTTCTGTCAAATTGATCAATCTGATCAACTGAGTATTGCAGAAAGACCGGAACATCCATTGTCATAATCGTTCCCACAGATGGTTGTGAAAATCGTGAAAGACCATTCAGTACTGTTAAACCACCACCGATTTTTAATTGATTTTTTTTGGTAATTCTGTATTCACATAAAGCATCATGAAAAAACGCAGCTATCTTGCGGTTTCCAGAACTGCTGTAAGCTGCAGTATTATTGAAATTATTTTGTCCAAACTGAAAATAAACAAAAGTTCTGTCAGTTATTTGACCAAACAATTGAATGCGAGTTCTTCTTAAACCAATGTCAAAAATATCAGGGGAGTTTTTTTGAAAAAGCGTGGTGCCATCATTACTTTGGGTATATCTTAGCCATGTTTGATTCATAAAAGTTGCTTGAAAATAATGTGACCCGTCTTCATTTAAATTAAATTTTAAGGCGGTTTTATCCGTTGTTTTCTTTGGTATACTATCGGCTTGCTGTGCCAATAAAGTCGAAAATGAAATGCTGGATAATAAGACAATTAAAATGGATGTTTTCATTTTGTTTCTTTTTAGAATGAGTGTTTTAATAATCTTGCCAGCTCCGACTGAAAGATGTAATAGAAAACTATGAAATAAACTATTACTCAATCAGCCGGTTGGCAAGTTCTTTGCCTCAAAAATAGAAGCAAAATTTTAATTTGTCTTGCCGGCTCTGTTAAACAATCTAAACAAACTCTATGAAGAACTATGTTTTTTTACAGATTACCGGCAAGTTTCTTATGAGTCTAGCTCAGTTTTAAAATACGTGTTGACGTTGGATCCTTAGATAATTGACGATGATTTTCAAAACCAAGAACCAATACTTTTCCACCTCCGTCTTTATATTCCTCTACTAAGCCGTTCATGGTTACAATAGAAGAGTGATCTACAATATTAGCTTCCGAAACGTTTATCGTAATGTATTTTCCTTGCGGTATCGCTTGGAATTTCTTTTTGAAGCCCAATAAATTAGAGAATACTAAATCGTCTTTAACATTCAGGGTGTAATTTTCTCCTTCTTCAACCAAAGTAATATTTGTTTTAAAAGTATTCTTTAAGGAAGCACCGTTAACAAGATTGATAATTAACTCTAATAAAATTCCAGATCCAACGCCCATTAGAAGATCAGTAGAAATAGTGATAAGAATAGTCACCAGAAATACGATTAATTGTTCTCTTCCAATATATAATGTGTGTAAAATTTGTTTTGGATGTGCTAATCTGAAACCTACAAAAATAAGCATGGCTGCAAGTGCCACGTTAGGAATCATTTCAATAAATTGAACACCAACAAGAACCGCGATTAACAGAAACAAACCGTGAAAAAAATTAGCCCAGCGCGTTCTTGCGCCATAACCAATGTTAGCAGAACTCCGCGCAACTTCACTAATCATAGGAAGTCCACCTAGAATTCCACAAATAGTATTTCCAATACCCACACCAATTAAATCTTTATCGTAATCGGTTTTACGTTTAAAAGGATCCATGCCGTCAACGGCTTTGGCAGTGAGCAGTGATTCTAAACTTCCAATTAGTGAATATAGAATAACGTATTGAATAAATATTCCAGTGTGCGTTGTTATTCCTGAAAAATCAACGTTTATCAAACCATTTTTAAAAGCTTCGGAGATACTTCCTATTTTTACCAAAGCGAAACCAGCAATTTCTCCATCGGTTTTAATATGCAAAGCAAATCCTAAAGGAATAGCAACAGCTAATACAATAAGCGGTGCGGGTATTTTTTTTATTTTTTCATGTTTAACAAAACTCATTAAAATCATAATGAGCAAACAGGCTAGACCAATCTCTGCCAGATGCGCATTTTCATGCATGATACTGGAAGGAAGCATGCCAAGCAATTCAAGCGGTTCTTTACCTTTTAGTTCTGAAGGATTGATGCCCAGTACAAGGTGCAATTGTTTTGTCATAATTATAATACCAATAGCGGCGAGCATTCCATGTATAGCTGCGCTTGGAAAAAAATCGGCAAGTTTACCAAGTTTAAACACACCAAAAAGAATTTGCAAAAGGGAGGCAACCACCACCACACCTAGTGCCAGGTGCCATCCAATTTCACCATCTCCCATTGCTATTACTGAACCGCTTGC
This region includes:
- a CDS encoding SulP family inorganic anion transporter, with amino-acid sequence MKSNITNLRSGIVVFLVALPLCLGIALACNVPLFSGILAGIVGGILVTLFSGSTLSVSGPAAGLTSIILVAVSALGSFEIFLAAVLFAGAFQIVLGLIKAGGVGNFVPSAVIKGMLAGIGIILIMKQIPHLVGYDRDPEGNFDFFQQDGHNTFTDLYYMFDYISPGAVIIGIVSILILLMGERAFYKNDKILSLIPTPLLVVVVGALLNISFNKYGSLLISPEHMVALPVIKNFGDLSNTLIFPDFSSIYKPGFWGVVITLAAVASLESLLSLEATDKLDPEKRYSNSNKELIAQGIGNMACGLIGALPVTAVIVRSSANIHAGATSKLSSIIHGALLLLAIFLIPNVLMLIPNASLAAILVITGYKLTKLDLFKEHFKKGIDQFLPFLVTIVVMLTTDLLKGVGAGVAVSLFFIIRYNIKSSFEIAEDIIDGKRNYLIKLPQYITFFNKGFIITYLNKVKTESRVIIDGSINRTTDKDVQEVFHDFAEKAKENNIEIQLVKYKIL
- a CDS encoding carbonic anhydrase, encoding MSKKINDPEYFKKLSLGQKPDYLWIGCSDSRVPANEVTNTESGEMFVHRNIANLVVHTDLNLLSVLEYAVNVLGVKHVIVCGHYGCGGVRASMGNDMHGFVDNWLRNIKDVYHENMKELEAIPDFDKRADRLTELNVIEQVRNLAKTGIVQNAWKTRELHLHGWVYGINSGLITDLSVIHDGSEDIDPIYRFKI
- a CDS encoding tetratricopeptide repeat protein; protein product: MFGQLTATGDENKIDSLLTLIKTEKEDTNQVNILTSLGFEYSVQNFSKAKFYLNKAEQLARKLAFKKGVANSLSYLGIAYETQGDYFEALNAQIAALKIREEIGDKSGISYSIHYIGDIYFGQSDLSEKTSSKEDYNSKALEQFFKALQIAEEAGNEKSVANTFNCIGNSYREQENYSSALDYYFKAVKIRERIGDKINLSTTFVNIGKLYLKQENYPTALEYLFRALKLSEELGHKRTTIKALGTIGIIYFKQKKYDKSIEYCNKSIALGKKVGYLEYIAKANNWLSQIYSADDFTGHNSDRAFEYYKAYIMEKDSIDTKKASQVELQFDFDRKEELAKVEHAKQIAISETEKKKQKIIIWSIASGLLFVIVFAGFIFRSLHITQKQKSIIEAKEKETQLQKHLIEDKQKEILESITYAKRLQEAILPPKEFVNKHVPDNFILYRPKDIVAGDFYWAECVGSKFFIAAADSTGHGVPGAMVSVVCSNALNRSVKEFGLRETGKILDKTRELVIETFEKSTSEVKDGMDISLLCIDRQNQKVYWSGANNPLWYIQNNELKEIKADKQPIGKTDHAKPFTTHELEYKENTTFYLFTDGLADQFGGPNGKKFKYKQFSDLLLQHSNLDPEQQTLLIDKVFSEWKGELEQVDDVCVIGIKI
- a CDS encoding 3-hydroxybutyrate dehydrogenase; amino-acid sequence: MKTALITGSTSGIGLGIATEFAKTKQYNIIFNGLETNGAEIAASVGKEYGIETLYSGANMLKPEELRKMVTDGIAKFGKIDILINNAGIQYVSPIDEFPDEKWNAIIAINLTSAFHLSKAVWPGMKTNKFGRIINIASAHGLNASEFKSAYVASKHGIVGLTKTLGLEGAPFNITCNAICPGYVKTPLVEKQIGDQAKAHNMSESDVVNKVMLLKQAVKEFVSVETLGQMALLLAAEHSNTITGTAISIDGGWNAQ
- a CDS encoding DUF983 domain-containing protein codes for the protein MKTAKGNLVANILTEKCPRCGEGHVFEKKKFFQFPVMKKNCNVCDYQFDREPGYFLGAMYLSYGLAVLQGLITFLTFYFFFPSVPILYVAFTIVGVIFLFSLKNFKLSRIIYIHIFPW
- a CDS encoding SulP family inorganic anion transporter, which codes for MSTKQKRFIPADGLAGLKQNFTKDALSGFLVFLLAMPLSLGIAKASGFPMIFGLVTAIVGGVVVSFIMGSRLSIKGPAAGLIVIASGSVIAMGDGEIGWHLALGVVVVASLLQILFGVFKLGKLADFFPSAAIHGMLAAIGIIIMTKQLHLVLGINPSELKGKEPLELLGMLPSSIMHENAHLAEIGLACLLIMILMSFVKHEKIKKIPAPLIVLAVAIPLGFALHIKTDGEIAGFALVKIGSISEAFKNGLINVDFSGITTHTGIFIQYVILYSLIGSLESLLTAKAVDGMDPFKRKTDYDKDLIGVGIGNTICGILGGLPMISEVARSSANIGYGARTRWANFFHGLFLLIAVLVGVQFIEMIPNVALAAMLIFVGFRLAHPKQILHTLYIGREQLIVFLVTILITISTDLLMGVGSGILLELIINLVNGASLKNTFKTNITLVEEGENYTLNVKDDLVFSNLLGFKKKFQAIPQGKYITINVSEANIVDHSSIVTMNGLVEEYKDGGGKVLVLGFENHRQLSKDPTSTRILKLS